The genome window ATGACCTTATGTTCACGATCCTCCATGGTAAATGGATACGCGCCGATTGGATCGCCGGAACATGAAAAGACCATCATATCGTTGCTTTTAAGGATTTTCATCGCTTCATCAATGTTGACGACATGCTGAGCCATTTCACTTTTCGTCAATATTCTTCCTTTTTCAACAAAAGAACGGAGCACTTTCCGATGCAGCTCTTTTATCTCTTCTCCACAACTATCCTGCTTTGCTTTCAGAGGGAGAACACTGATCAATCGATCCAGGGCGCTATCAACTTTTACACTCATTACAATCTCCTTATGATATTCGTTTGGTCTTTTCTCCGTAATGGTCGTTAACAGGTCATTGCCGTACGTTTCCTTGCCGTTCAGCAGCAGGAGGATCGTGCAGCACCCGCATGCCGAAGTGATGCGCAATGCCCACCGCACCACCGGAAAATTTCATGAAATCACGTCTCGTCAAATGGATCTTCAACGAACCTATCATCGCCTTCATGGTTGAGGGTTATGCCTGTTTAGTAGGTCAGCTCTTTTCCGCCCAGTTCTCGAACCTGGGGAAGCACTGGGGTTTTGGCGTTGTCATGGGAACATTTCCTTGGCTGATGAATCGCTGTGGGAGGGCGTTGCAAATGATGGCAAGCCAGGCATTTCTTACTGGCCGGTTTCTTTCCTCAAGCAGTACCGTGCGGCTCCAAGCGCACCGACCATGTCCGGTTCGGTCGGGACGATGATCCGTGTTTTGAGCCGCTCCTCCAATAACCTGATCACGCATCGGTTGTGGGCCACGCCGCCCGCAAAGCAGAGTGGGTGCTCCAGGCCGACTCTGTTGAGCATGGCCACTGTTCGTTCCACAATGGCCAAGTGAAGGCCCAGGGCGATATTTTGCGGCTGTTCACCACGACCCATGAGGGAGGTGGCCTCGGATTCGGCGAAAACAGCGCACATGCTGCTGATTTGCACCTGTTTGTCCGCGGTCAGGGCGAAGTCGCCGAACTCCTCGATGGGGACTTGCAGAGAGGTGGCCATGATCTCCAGGAATTTGCCCGTACCGGCGGCGCAGCGGTCGTTCATCTCGAATTTTAGCACCCGGCCCTCAGGCCCTAAAGAGATGACTTTTGTGTCCTGACCGCCGATGTCCAGAATGGTGCGCGCTTCGAGGTACAGCCTGGCCGCTCCCAGGGCATATGCCTGGATTTCAGTAATTGCGTCGCATGGATTCAGGATGCCGCTTTCC of Desulfonatronum sp. SC1 contains these proteins:
- a CDS encoding twin-arginine translocation signal domain-containing protein → MKAMIGSLKIHLTRRDFMKFSGGAVGIAHHFGMRVLHDPPAAERQGNVRQ
- a CDS encoding acyl-CoA dehydratase activase gives rise to the protein MLHIDNTGIAAGIDIGSRSIELVVLSPTGEVTHQAKAPTTFAPLRQCRDILMGVGVRRITATGYGRKLFAESGILNPCDAITEIQAYALGAARLYLEARTILDIGGQDTKVISLGPEGRVLKFEMNDRCAAGTGKFLEIMATSLQVPIEEFGDFALTADKQVQISSMCAVFAESEATSLMGRGEQPQNIALGLHLAIVERTVAMLNRVGLEHPLCFAGGVAHNRCVIRLLEERLKTRIIVPTEPDMVGALGAARYCLRKETGQ